Proteins found in one Corynebacterium canis genomic segment:
- the pheT gene encoding phenylalanine--tRNA ligase subunit beta yields the protein MFIAQSWLTGLLQRANPGWSVTPEELDAGFIRVGFETEGYAPLPETTGPLVIGRVESIEELTEFKKPIRHCMVNVGDANGTGELQSIICGARNFTEGSTVVVCLPGTVLPGGFAISARETYGRMSAGMICSAAELGMTEKQNAGIITLDASVGEPGTDARAILGLDDTVFEVNITPDRGYALSLRGLARELASAFELDFIDPAAQRVDLPTNSAAELIPVTLGAETKARRFGLRSVTGVDPQAETPFWMQRELMLCGQRPVNLPTDITNYVMLLLGQPMHAFDADKISGGLVVRNARAGETLVTLDDATRVLDEGDVVICDDQGIQSLAGVMGGSTSEISDATVNVFFEAANWDPITVARTSRRHKLSSEASRRFERGVDPAVVEVALDLACSLLVEYGGGTIAAERTLVGKVPAMPTITMSAARPGDIAGVEYSRETVIGRLEEVGCEVAVLGCGCKLEVTPPTWRSDLTMTADLVEEVLRLEGLEDIPSIVPTAPAGRGLSAAQLRRRAIGHALAYGGYAEILPTPFISNDVFDVWGLDADDERRRVVTVQNPLEADRGVLGTTLLPSMLDALKRNVARGHKDVHLFGVQQVSVARGTGISPMPSVAQRPDEDAVSELLDSLPIQPLHVATVGCGHWELEGPWGEGRAYSFADAIESARVVARAADVELTVANAEKLPWHPGRCAALFVGDVIVGYAGELHPQVVERAGLPPRTCAMEINVAALPFAPSLPAPVLSAFPALLQDLALVVAEDVPAEAVRSAVEQGAGDLLEDVQLFDIYRADSLGEGKKSLAFSLRFRAPDRTLTDEECNTARLAAAEAARVACGAEMR from the coding sequence ATGTTCATCGCTCAAAGCTGGTTAACGGGGTTATTGCAGCGGGCAAACCCCGGCTGGTCCGTCACCCCGGAAGAACTCGACGCGGGCTTTATCCGCGTTGGCTTCGAAACCGAAGGCTACGCGCCGTTGCCCGAAACCACCGGCCCGCTGGTCATTGGCCGCGTGGAATCAATCGAAGAATTGACCGAGTTTAAAAAGCCGATCCGGCATTGCATGGTCAATGTTGGCGATGCGAACGGCACCGGCGAATTGCAATCCATTATCTGCGGGGCGCGTAACTTTACCGAGGGTTCCACCGTGGTGGTGTGCCTGCCGGGGACCGTGCTGCCGGGTGGTTTCGCCATTTCCGCGCGTGAAACATATGGGCGGATGTCCGCAGGTATGATCTGCTCCGCGGCCGAGCTTGGTATGACGGAAAAGCAGAACGCCGGGATTATTACGTTGGATGCTTCCGTCGGCGAGCCGGGTACGGATGCCCGCGCGATCCTCGGCCTAGACGATACTGTTTTCGAGGTGAATATTACGCCGGACCGGGGTTATGCATTGTCCCTGCGCGGCCTGGCACGCGAACTGGCGTCCGCATTCGAGCTTGACTTTATTGACCCCGCCGCGCAGCGTGTTGATCTTCCCACCAACTCCGCCGCCGAGCTGATCCCCGTGACTTTGGGAGCGGAAACGAAGGCCCGCCGCTTTGGTTTGCGCAGCGTCACCGGCGTGGACCCGCAGGCGGAGACGCCGTTTTGGATGCAGCGCGAATTGATGCTTTGCGGCCAGCGCCCCGTAAACCTGCCCACCGATATCACCAATTACGTGATGTTGCTGTTGGGGCAGCCGATGCACGCCTTCGATGCGGATAAGATCAGCGGCGGCCTCGTGGTGCGCAACGCCCGCGCGGGCGAGACGCTGGTCACCTTGGATGACGCCACCCGCGTGCTCGACGAGGGTGACGTGGTGATTTGCGACGATCAGGGGATCCAATCCCTAGCCGGTGTGATGGGCGGTTCCACCTCGGAGATTTCCGATGCCACCGTGAATGTGTTCTTTGAGGCGGCGAACTGGGATCCGATCACAGTGGCGCGCACCTCCCGCCGCCATAAGCTGAGCTCCGAGGCCTCCCGCCGGTTTGAGCGCGGCGTGGACCCAGCGGTGGTCGAGGTCGCCCTGGACTTGGCCTGCAGTCTGCTTGTCGAATACGGTGGCGGCACCATTGCGGCCGAACGTACGTTGGTTGGCAAGGTTCCGGCCATGCCCACCATCACCATGTCCGCCGCCCGCCCCGGCGATATCGCGGGCGTGGAGTATTCCCGCGAAACCGTGATCGGCCGCCTCGAGGAGGTCGGTTGCGAGGTGGCAGTCCTGGGCTGCGGCTGCAAGCTCGAGGTCACGCCGCCGACCTGGCGCAGTGACCTGACCATGACCGCGGACCTTGTGGAGGAGGTGCTGCGCCTCGAAGGCTTGGAGGATATTCCGTCGATCGTGCCCACCGCGCCTGCGGGCCGCGGCCTTTCCGCCGCCCAGTTACGACGCCGCGCCATCGGCCACGCCTTGGCCTATGGCGGCTATGCGGAAATCCTGCCCACCCCGTTTATTTCCAATGATGTGTTCGATGTGTGGGGTCTCGATGCTGATGACGAACGCCGCCGCGTTGTCACGGTGCAAAACCCGCTGGAAGCCGATCGCGGCGTGCTGGGCACCACGCTTTTGCCGAGCATGCTCGATGCCCTGAAGCGCAATGTCGCGCGCGGCCATAAGGACGTACATCTGTTCGGCGTGCAGCAGGTAAGCGTCGCCCGCGGCACGGGGATTTCCCCGATGCCTTCCGTGGCTCAGCGCCCAGACGAAGACGCCGTGTCGGAGCTCCTTGATTCCCTGCCGATCCAGCCCTTGCACGTGGCAACGGTTGGTTGTGGGCACTGGGAATTGGAGGGCCCGTGGGGCGAGGGCCGCGCCTATAGCTTCGCCGATGCGATCGAATCCGCCCGCGTGGTGGCCCGCGCCGCGGATGTGGAGCTGACCGTGGCCAATGCCGAAAAGCTGCCGTGGCACCCGGGCCGCTGCGCGGCGCTGTTTGTCGGCGATGTGATCGTGGGCTATGCGGGCGAATTGCACCCGCAGGTGGTGGAGCGTGCGGGTCTGCCGCCGCGGACCTGCGCCATGGAAATCAATGTCGCGGCCTTGCCGTTTGCGCCGAGCCTGCCCGCGCCCGTGCTTTCGGCGTTCCCCGCCTTGTTGCAGGATTTGGCGCTGGTTGTTGCTGAAGATGTGCCCGCGGAAGCCGTCCGCAGCGCCGTGGAACAGGGGGCCGGCGACCTGCTGGAAGACGTCCAACTGTTCGATATTTACCGCGCTGATTCCCTTGGCGAGGGCAAGAAGTCCTTGGCGTTTTCCTTGCGTTTCCGCGCTCCCGATCGCACCCTTACCGATGAGGAGTGCAATACCGCACGGTTGGCCGCTGCCGAGGCGGCCCGCGTGGCTTGCGGCGCCGAGATGCGCTAG
- the thiD gene encoding bifunctional hydroxymethylpyrimidine kinase/phosphomethylpyrimidine kinase, which translates to MTAARPRILAIAGTDPTGGAGIHADLKAIMALGGYGMGVVTAIVAQNTQGVRHVHSLAPAWIREQLDAVSEDVHIDAVKIGMLGDTATIAVVAEWLRDIDAPVVLDPVMVSTSGHSLLAADAESALRELIGELAERNGDVLLTPNIPELARLAGEEPAETSAAAVLQAKRLIGGTALSVLVKGGHLDGNVVSDVVVNRSGVFPCESPRVNTRCTHGTGCSLSSAMATAFVRTGRWDEALSLVKPWLQAALEGADALEVGAGNGPIDHGALA; encoded by the coding sequence ATGACTGCAGCGAGACCACGCATTTTGGCAATCGCCGGCACGGACCCGACTGGGGGCGCCGGCATCCACGCCGACCTGAAGGCAATCATGGCGCTCGGCGGCTACGGCATGGGGGTGGTCACGGCCATCGTCGCGCAAAACACGCAGGGTGTGCGGCATGTGCATTCGTTGGCGCCGGCGTGGATCCGCGAGCAGCTCGACGCTGTGAGCGAAGACGTGCATATCGACGCCGTGAAGATCGGCATGCTCGGTGACACTGCGACGATTGCGGTGGTTGCGGAATGGCTGCGGGATATCGATGCCCCGGTGGTGCTTGATCCGGTGATGGTGTCCACGTCGGGGCACTCGTTATTGGCGGCGGATGCGGAAAGCGCGCTGCGCGAACTGATTGGCGAACTCGCGGAAAGGAACGGGGACGTATTGCTTACCCCGAATATCCCGGAGTTGGCGCGTTTGGCGGGGGAGGAACCTGCGGAAACTTCCGCGGCGGCGGTGTTGCAGGCGAAGCGTCTGATTGGCGGCACGGCACTGTCGGTGCTGGTCAAGGGCGGGCACCTCGATGGTAACGTGGTTTCCGATGTGGTGGTGAATCGCAGTGGCGTATTTCCGTGCGAATCTCCGCGCGTGAACACTCGTTGTACGCACGGCACGGGGTGCTCATTATCGTCCGCGATGGCAACGGCGTTCGTGCGGACGGGGCGTTGGGACGAGGCGCTGAGCCTGGTCAAACCTTGGTTGCAAGCTGCGCTGGAAGGCGCGGATGCGTTGGAGGTGGGCGCTGGTAATGGCCCTATTGATCATGGGGCGCTTGCGTAA
- a CDS encoding TetR/AcrR family transcriptional regulator — translation MTQHTGRPRDETIDHKVMQTTLRLMQLYGYTGLRINEIAHRSGIAKTTIYRRWPSLAHLAVAALRQELGERTVNLSGDFDKDLDSFISAYADLINGTNATLVAISLDIHKQNNPELSNLYRETIIEPVRGQAVELTKLAKVKPASFTDLTDSIIGGLVYRSAILGEQMDNNEIKEYILNLLKGYASAP, via the coding sequence ATGACACAACACACCGGACGCCCACGAGACGAAACAATTGACCACAAAGTGATGCAAACGACCCTCAGGTTGATGCAGCTTTACGGATATACAGGCTTACGCATCAACGAAATCGCCCACCGCAGCGGCATCGCAAAAACTACGATTTACCGCCGCTGGCCGTCGCTGGCGCACCTCGCGGTCGCCGCGCTCCGGCAGGAGCTCGGCGAACGCACCGTGAATCTCAGCGGAGACTTTGACAAGGACCTCGATAGCTTTATCAGCGCCTACGCGGACCTGATTAACGGCACCAACGCCACCCTCGTTGCCATCAGCCTAGATATCCACAAGCAGAACAACCCCGAGCTTTCCAACCTGTACCGCGAAACCATTATCGAACCCGTGCGCGGACAGGCGGTGGAGCTGACCAAGCTCGCCAAAGTCAAGCCAGCCAGCTTTACCGACCTCACCGATTCCATTATCGGCGGCCTTGTCTACCGGTCCGCAATTTTAGGCGAACAGATGGACAATAACGAGATCAAGGAATACATCCTCAACCTACTGAAAGGTTACGCAAGCGCCCCATGA
- a CDS encoding HXXEE domain-containing protein has protein sequence MNTVNKVSGGLFAAWAAHDLEELYTIVGTSKQLFPRMPKWLPLPPRLRSEGVSQTHVNVALSIMAVLVALAAAEGKRTGGASPLFRGALLVFGLHGFTHILTAVIAGRYTTGVATSPIIVIPYWIYARRALRAEGLRDNDLQAIAIAALVLPVLVLVHVVSWFLTK, from the coding sequence ATGAACACCGTAAACAAAGTAAGCGGTGGGCTGTTTGCCGCATGGGCGGCGCACGATCTTGAAGAGCTGTACACAATCGTGGGAACCTCGAAACAGCTGTTCCCACGAATGCCAAAATGGTTGCCATTGCCCCCGCGGCTACGCTCCGAAGGGGTCAGCCAAACCCACGTTAACGTGGCACTTTCCATCATGGCGGTGTTGGTGGCGCTCGCGGCGGCGGAAGGGAAACGCACCGGTGGCGCGTCGCCATTGTTCCGGGGGGCGCTTTTGGTGTTCGGTTTGCATGGTTTCACCCATATTCTTACCGCCGTGATTGCTGGGCGCTACACAACGGGTGTAGCTACGTCACCAATCATTGTGATCCCTTATTGGATATATGCCCGGCGCGCGTTGCGGGCGGAAGGATTGCGTGATAATGATCTGCAAGCTATTGCCATTGCGGCATTGGTTCTGCCGGTGTTAGTGCTGGTACATGTAGTCAGCTGGTTCCTCACCAAGTAA
- the argC gene encoding N-acetyl-gamma-glutamyl-phosphate reductase codes for MTLSVAVAGASGYAGGEILRLLLGHPAYASGELEIGALTGASNAGSSVGELMPHLPELADRVIEPTDIGTLAEHDVVFLGLPHGHSAEIAQQLGEDVLVLDCAADFRLRDASAWEQYYGTAHAGSWPYGIPEMPGHREQLQRTKRVAVPGCFPTGATLALLPAVAAGLIIPDVAVVSITGVSGAGKKASVAMLGSETMGSAKAYNTAGKHRHTPEIMQNLGEYTDESVTVSFTPVLAPMSRGILTTASAPLRGAVSEGQAREVYARAYAEEPFVQVLPAGQQPHTQHVVGSNMCQIQVEVDQGAGRLLVTSAIDNLTKGTAGAAVQCMNLALGFPETAGLPRAGVAP; via the coding sequence ATGACTCTTTCTGTTGCGGTAGCGGGCGCGAGCGGCTACGCGGGTGGCGAGATCTTGCGGCTGCTACTCGGACACCCAGCATACGCGAGCGGTGAATTGGAAATAGGCGCGCTTACGGGTGCCTCGAACGCGGGAAGCAGCGTCGGCGAGCTCATGCCGCACCTGCCGGAACTCGCGGATCGCGTGATCGAGCCGACCGATATTGGCACGCTGGCCGAACATGATGTGGTGTTCCTCGGCCTACCGCACGGGCATTCGGCGGAGATCGCGCAGCAGCTCGGGGAGGACGTCTTGGTCCTCGATTGCGCGGCGGACTTCCGGTTGCGGGACGCGTCCGCGTGGGAGCAATATTACGGCACTGCGCACGCGGGTTCGTGGCCCTACGGGATCCCCGAAATGCCGGGCCACCGGGAGCAGCTGCAACGTACCAAGCGGGTTGCCGTGCCGGGTTGTTTCCCCACGGGTGCCACGCTCGCATTATTGCCTGCGGTGGCCGCGGGGCTGATCATTCCCGATGTCGCGGTGGTCTCCATTACGGGCGTTTCCGGCGCTGGGAAGAAGGCCAGCGTGGCCATGCTTGGGTCGGAAACCATGGGCAGCGCCAAGGCCTATAACACCGCCGGCAAGCACCGCCACACGCCGGAAATTATGCAAAACCTCGGCGAATATACGGACGAATCGGTGACGGTGAGTTTCACGCCGGTGCTGGCACCGATGTCGCGTGGCATCCTCACCACCGCCTCCGCGCCGCTTCGCGGGGCGGTCAGCGAGGGGCAAGCCCGTGAGGTGTATGCCCGTGCCTATGCCGAGGAGCCGTTCGTGCAAGTGCTTCCGGCGGGGCAGCAGCCGCACACCCAACACGTCGTCGGATCGAACATGTGTCAGATACAGGTGGAGGTGGATCAGGGCGCGGGCCGGCTGCTGGTCACCAGCGCGATTGATAACCTCACAAAGGGGACCGCAGGGGCCGCGGTGCAATGCATGAACTTGGCCCTTGGCTTCCCCGAAACCGCAGGCCTGCCGCGCGCTGGGGTAGCGCCCTAA
- the argJ gene encoding bifunctional glutamate N-acetyltransferase/amino-acid acetyltransferase ArgJ, with the protein MSNTGVTAPAGFAAAGITAGIKASGKPDMALVQNLGPLQVAAGVFTRNRVVASPVKLTRAHVAGGNLHAVVFNSGNANACNGQQGDVDAQAMADKVAAALHTSVSDIAVCSTGIIGEPMPMPVVLAGVDTLVEALGDHGADAATAIMTTDTISKETQVTGDGWSVGGMGKGAGMMAPALATMLVCLTTDAVVSPALADRALRAATAQTFDLLDIDGSTSTNDTVLLLASGASGITPSEEDFTRAVFAACEQLSALMQSDAEGVTKRVSITVTGTTDDHMAAAAARTVGRDNLFKCAMFGSDPNWGRVLAAVGMAEADMDPENISVSFNGHAVCERSCGTSDAREVDLGGSNIDVVIDLGTGGPGKATVRTTDLSHAYVEINSAYTT; encoded by the coding sequence ATGAGCAACACTGGCGTGACCGCCCCCGCAGGCTTTGCGGCCGCGGGCATTACGGCGGGCATCAAGGCCTCCGGAAAACCGGACATGGCCCTGGTGCAAAACCTCGGCCCGCTGCAGGTGGCGGCGGGTGTGTTTACCCGCAACCGCGTGGTCGCCTCGCCGGTGAAACTCACCCGCGCGCACGTAGCGGGTGGCAACCTGCACGCCGTGGTATTTAATTCCGGCAATGCGAATGCTTGCAATGGGCAGCAGGGCGATGTGGACGCCCAGGCCATGGCCGATAAGGTCGCGGCAGCGTTGCATACTTCCGTGTCCGATATTGCCGTATGTTCGACGGGCATCATCGGCGAGCCAATGCCGATGCCGGTGGTCCTCGCGGGCGTGGATACGCTGGTGGAGGCCTTGGGCGATCATGGCGCGGACGCCGCCACGGCGATCATGACCACGGATACCATCAGCAAAGAAACGCAGGTCACGGGGGATGGCTGGTCCGTGGGCGGGATGGGTAAAGGCGCCGGAATGATGGCACCCGCGCTGGCCACCATGTTGGTGTGTTTGACCACAGACGCCGTGGTATCCCCGGCGTTAGCGGACCGGGCGCTCCGCGCGGCCACCGCACAAACTTTTGATTTATTGGATATCGATGGCAGCACCTCCACCAATGACACCGTGCTGTTATTGGCCTCCGGCGCCTCCGGAATAACGCCCAGCGAAGAGGATTTCACGCGCGCCGTTTTCGCGGCGTGTGAGCAGCTCAGCGCGCTGATGCAATCCGATGCGGAAGGCGTGACCAAACGGGTGAGCATCACCGTCACCGGCACCACCGACGACCATATGGCCGCGGCCGCCGCGCGCACCGTTGGACGCGACAACTTGTTCAAATGCGCCATGTTCGGTTCGGATCCGAACTGGGGCCGGGTGCTTGCCGCGGTGGGCATGGCGGAGGCGGATATGGATCCGGAAAACATTAGCGTCAGCTTCAATGGGCACGCGGTGTGCGAGCGCTCCTGCGGCACCTCGGACGCCCGCGAGGTGGACCTCGGCGGCTCGAACATAGATGTGGTTATCGAC